From a region of the Flavobacterium sediminilitoris genome:
- a CDS encoding MDR family MFS transporter produces MLKRSLQKYINNFRGFSREIWILTLVTFINRAGTMVLPFLSKYLNEDLGLSLNQVGWIMVSFGCGSMLGSWLGGKLSDKIGFYKVMIFSLLTSGLMFFGLRHITTYEGLLVAIFLIMTVADMFRPAMFVSLAAYAKPENRTRALSLVRSAINLGFMGGPAIGGLIILNIGYKGLFWVDGTTCIIAILIFWLKVKEKKKSEYLKENQNNDIIVPSVFKDTPFIISLFICLITGILFFQLFTTLPIYYTKQFNYNEFEAGLLLSFNGLMIFIFEIPLINYLQRKKINEVKLITIGTLIMSICFFLLLINFWSGILIIMIFFMTFGEMLAFPFSNSFAMSRAPKGHEGRYMAVFSMSYSLAHILSAKTGFAIIDAYKSYQYNWFFMGSLGLIGAILGYLTLKLIKRESNKV; encoded by the coding sequence ATGTTAAAAAGAAGCCTTCAAAAATACATTAACAACTTTAGAGGATTTTCAAGAGAAATTTGGATTCTAACTTTAGTCACTTTCATCAATAGAGCAGGAACAATGGTTTTACCATTTCTATCTAAATATTTAAATGAAGATTTAGGTCTTAGTTTAAATCAAGTAGGTTGGATTATGGTAAGTTTTGGTTGTGGCTCTATGTTAGGATCATGGTTAGGTGGTAAATTATCAGATAAAATCGGTTTTTACAAAGTAATGATATTCAGTCTTCTAACAAGCGGTCTCATGTTTTTTGGATTACGTCATATTACTACCTATGAAGGCTTATTAGTTGCCATTTTTTTGATTATGACAGTTGCTGATATGTTTAGACCTGCAATGTTTGTTTCTCTAGCCGCTTATGCCAAACCAGAAAACAGAACAAGAGCTTTATCTTTAGTTAGGTCTGCAATTAACTTAGGTTTTATGGGTGGACCAGCAATTGGTGGATTAATAATTCTTAATATAGGTTACAAAGGTTTGTTTTGGGTTGATGGCACTACTTGTATTATTGCAATTCTAATTTTTTGGCTAAAAGTCAAAGAAAAAAAGAAATCAGAATATTTAAAAGAGAATCAAAATAATGATATAATAGTTCCTTCTGTTTTCAAAGACACTCCTTTTATTATATCATTATTTATTTGTTTAATAACAGGTATATTATTTTTTCAGCTTTTTACAACATTACCTATATATTATACGAAGCAATTTAATTATAATGAATTTGAAGCTGGCTTACTCCTCTCTTTTAATGGCTTAATGATTTTTATATTCGAAATACCTTTAATTAATTATTTACAGCGAAAAAAGATAAATGAAGTTAAGCTAATTACTATTGGAACATTAATTATGTCTATTTGTTTTTTCCTTCTATTAATAAATTTTTGGTCAGGTATTTTAATTATTATGATTTTCTTTATGACTTTTGGAGAAATGTTAGCCTTTCCATTTTCTAATTCTTTTGCAATGAGTCGAGCACCTAAAGGACATGAAGGACGCTATATGGCTGTTTTTTCAATGAGCTATAGTTTAGCCCATATTCTCTCAGCCAAAACCGGTTTTGCAATTATCGATGCTTATAAAAGTTATCAATATAACTGGTTTTTTATGGGAAGTTTAGGTTTAATTGGAGCTATTCTTGGCTATTTAACTCTAAAACTAATAAAAAGGGAAAGCAATAAAGTATAA
- a CDS encoding DUF1684 domain-containing protein: protein MYKYLIILLIFNFTIAQNAEVKEAYEFQEQMNQEFADSLKSPLTDEDRLYFKTLDFYPVNEKLIVEAVFVKVKKEKPFKMKTSTDRTPMYKKYGELHFKIDGNDYMLNVYQNIELSRKPGFKDYLFLPFSDLTCGKESYIGGRYIDMRIPTSDKVIINFNKAYNPYCAYNYKYSCPIVPLENDLDIAIEAGVKKYHD from the coding sequence ATGTATAAATATCTCATTATTCTATTGATTTTTAATTTCACTATAGCTCAAAATGCAGAAGTAAAAGAGGCTTATGAGTTTCAGGAGCAAATGAATCAGGAATTTGCAGATTCATTAAAAAGTCCCTTAACAGACGAAGATAGATTATATTTTAAAACATTAGATTTTTATCCTGTAAATGAAAAATTAATTGTAGAGGCAGTTTTTGTAAAAGTAAAAAAAGAAAAACCCTTTAAAATGAAAACCTCTACAGATAGAACACCTATGTATAAAAAATATGGTGAATTACATTTTAAAATAGATGGAAATGATTATATGTTAAATGTGTATCAGAATATAGAGTTGTCTAGAAAACCAGGTTTTAAAGATTATTTGTTTTTGCCTTTTTCAGATTTAACGTGTGGGAAAGAAAGCTACATTGGAGGACGTTATATTGATATGAGAATTCCAACTTCAGATAAAGTTATTATTAATTTTAATAAGGCTTACAATCCTTATTGTGCCTATAATTATAAATATTCGTGTCCTATAGTGCCATTGGAAAATGATTTAGACATAGCTATTGAAGCTGGTGTTAAAAAATATCATGATTAA
- a CDS encoding TatD family hydrolase — protein MKYVNLHTHSSLNDSSILEVVNQYPWEFKADILHYSIGIHPWYIKKERLELDLKCIEEKLQLSECLALGECGLDKRIEISLEMQIEVFKKQIELVKKTNKPIILHCVAAYQEIIRLKKEMNIQNPMIIHGFSKNEQVAKSLLDNGFYLSFGKYLLRNPELINVFKSVPDDKFFLETDTIEETIVEVYEKARLIKEMNLNELKSNIENNYVNVFGRQL, from the coding sequence ATGAAATATGTTAATTTACATACACATTCTTCCTTAAATGATAGTTCTATTTTAGAAGTTGTAAATCAGTACCCTTGGGAATTTAAAGCAGATATTTTACATTATTCTATTGGAATCCATCCTTGGTATATTAAAAAAGAAAGGCTTGAGTTAGATTTGAAATGTATTGAAGAAAAATTACAATTATCAGAATGTTTAGCTCTTGGAGAATGTGGATTAGATAAAAGAATAGAAATCTCTTTAGAAATGCAAATAGAGGTATTTAAGAAGCAAATAGAATTAGTAAAAAAAACAAATAAGCCAATTATTCTACATTGTGTTGCGGCTTATCAAGAAATAATCAGGCTTAAAAAAGAAATGAATATTCAAAACCCAATGATTATCCACGGTTTCTCAAAAAATGAACAAGTAGCAAAGTCTCTTTTGGATAACGGATTTTATTTGTCGTTTGGTAAATATTTATTAAGAAACCCTGAATTAATTAATGTTTTTAAAAGTGTTCCTGATGATAAGTTCTTCTTAGAAACAGATACAATAGAAGAAACAATTGTTGAAGTTTATGAAAAAGCGAGATTAATAAAGGAAATGAATTTGAATGAATTGAAAAGTAATATAGAAAATAATTATGTGAATGTTTTTGGTCGTCAACT